Proteins encoded together in one Centropristis striata isolate RG_2023a ecotype Rhode Island chromosome 6, C.striata_1.0, whole genome shotgun sequence window:
- the prrt4a gene encoding proline-rich transmembrane protein 4, with product MLSMWNLYLLLPLSLPFSLHVIAFPEGNVKETQESDADKAVQRLIQPPQRPHGSGLALGNPMLGTENGDFLALPVSWPLSSSEESDRQGVIGEYIDLLESTEMSLLAQPISSSSGRVQTLKYQPTKKNTGSIFYSTQAGENQPPFPVSQNETTDSKLPFLLSGSPSSDQDSTSLLSAGPGPNPDHPTPPVVHLGWTAAPPVITQGETGEGINITGHILHNGADSIGAVKGDSKDDDLLPSKTSGTLLIDGNTATSATPCKTSNQSWTPTYPDDFTPNESLRPALALSPALFVPLYTDWNSALATWGFAWEAHIYGLGSVFTVFGLISVVCLLGMPLRCPPGSPYFTLLHLFLLAFAGIQAFCLLYDAYNHQDRLPPLGSLLLSELPFPCLISAFSLAFLLLSLRSRMHLSLPLANSTLFSALPKPCLLLCMSLLYSGLSLGCVGMLQLFHNLPSVILLFPQGVFVCLTVFLSCSYLIFYCLMQFNTKHIYRLNDNGESGGSPQVMQPVSCPFAKVEDWDRAAGAGVGASLCLLGCGGLQLYGILHALGLGGVNVYGFQPWPWWGYQVGCRLCEIGVCLGLSLIGSHPLFCHNNSSIKTITHPRPGSWSRLSCSSPSRGLTLPSQGGADSPVLSSHDSWSQGKQEKLVVCDVITKGQSEALPLFSMVDPPGNGLDCVPKSSQTWNLLLPLPTPPSPPHKPEDAVESQLSSLDSLGLETDSTVDLRPPSPIDLSRSIDQALFSESLFSHSIFGLPRLCHTSSTLSLSSPSQSTSKQGQSSVENALYRTSSCGDVDQENTMSSSRPSQPHGTMTSHSKPAISPEQWDWKGSVSGSTQGLCNNPKETGKLRSHSWANRGQNFAQSSLPRAIPHLSYHRRYRTLSLASQDSHGSCRLAGTKHLSESKQLEWDLAVQAEFVNVCRQIDTLSVCSDTIEL from the exons ATGCTCTCTATGTGGAATCTTTATCttcttctccccctctccttGCCATTCTCACTTCATGTTATAGCCTTCCCTGAAGGAAATGTCAAGGAAACACAGGAGTCAGACGCTGACAAAGCAGTGCAGCGTCTCATTCAGCCCCCACAGAGACCTCATGGATCTGGTTTAGCATTGGGGAACCCCATGCTTGGGACAGAGAATGGTGACTTCCTGGCTCTACCTGTGAGTTGGCCCTTATCGTCATCAGAGGAATCAGATAGACAAGGTGTGATTGGTGAATACATCGATTTACTGGAAAGCACAGAGATGTCTCTTTTGGCTCAACCAATAAGCTCATCATCAGGAAGAGTACAAACATTAAAGTATCAGCcaacaaagaaaaatactggATCTATATTCTATTCTACACAGGCCGGAGAGAATCAGCCACCTTTCCCAGTCTCACAGAATGAGACGACTGATAGCAAGTTACCTTTTCTTTTGTCTGGCTCACCTTCATCAGACCAGGATTCCACTTCACTGCTGTCTGCTGGACCTGGACCCAACCCTGACCACCCAACTCCACCAGTAGTCCATTTGGGATGGACTGCAGCCCCACCTGTTATCACGCAGGGAGAGACAGGGGAAGGGATTAATATTACTGGTCATATTTTACACAATGGAGCTGACAGCATCGGGGCAGTTAAAG GTGACTCCAAGGATGATGACCTGCTTCCCTCAAAGACAAGTGGCACACTCTTGATTGATGGTAACACAGCCACTTCTGCCACACCCTGCAAAACATCAAACCAGTCTTGGACTCCCACCTACCCAGATGATTTTACCCCAAACGAGTCCCTGCGCCCCGCTCTGGCTCTCAGCCCTGCCCTTTTTGTCCCTCTGTACACAGACTGGAACTCTGCCCTGGCCACATGGGGATTTGCATGGGAAGCACACATCTATGGCCTGGGGTCTGTCTTTACTGTATTTGGCCTAATCTCTGTGGTCTGCCTGCTAGGCATGCCCCTGCGCTGTCCACCAGGAAGCCCCTACTTCACCCTGTTGCACCTGTTCCTCCTAGCATTTGCAGGGATCCAAGCTTTCTGTTTACTCTATGATGCTTACAATCACCAAGATCGTCTTCCCCCTCTgggctctctgctgctctctgagcTGCCGTTCCCCTGTTTGATCTCAGCCTTCTCCCTGGCCTTCCTTCTTCTTTCCTTGCGCTCACGCATGCATCTTTCACTCCCACTTGCTAATTCAACCTTGTTCTCAGCCTTGCCTAAACCTTGCCTATTACTGTGTATGTCCTTGTTGTATTCTGGGCTCTCTCTAGGGTGTGTTGGCATGCTCCAGCTCTTCCACAATCTCCCCTCCGTGATCCTGCTATTCCCTCAGGGTGTGTTTGTATGTCTTACTGTCTTTCTCTCATGCTCCTACCTCATCTTCTACTGCTTAATGCAATTCAACACGAAACACATCTACAGGTTGAATGACAATGGGGAGAGTGGAGGATCTCCTCAAGTGATGCAACCTGTAAGTTGCCCCTTTGCCAAAGTGGAGGACTGGGACAGGGCAGCAGGAGCTGGAGTAGGGGCTTCATTGTGTTTGTTAGGCTGTGGAGGCCTCCAGCTTTATGGGATCCTGCATGCCCTTGGTTTAGGTGGGGTTAATGTCTATGGGTTCCAGCCCTGGCCATGGTGGGGTTACCAGGTAGGCTGCAGGCTCTGTGAGATTGGTGTGTGTCTAGGTTTGTCTCTCATTGGTTCACACCCTCTATTCTGTCACAACAACTCCTCCATCAAGACCATAACGCATCCCCGGCCAGGATCTTGGTCCCGACTCTCCTGCAGCTCCCCTTCACGGGGACTCACCCTTCCCTCTCAGGGAGGGGCAgattctcctgtcctctcctctcatgaTTCTTGGTCCCAGGGTAAGCAGGAAAAGCTGGTggtctgtgatgtcatcactaaGGGACAGTCAGAGgctcttcctcttttctcaATGGTGGATCCGCCTGGAAATGGTCTAGACTGTGTCCCCAAGTCCAGCCAAACTTGGAACCTTTTACTACCTCTCCCTACACCCCCAAGCCCCCCACACAAGCCTGAAGATGCAGTTGAGTCTCAGCTTTCATCACTGGATAGCCTAGGACTGGAGACTGACTCTACTGTGGACCTACGGCCCCCATCTCCCATAGACTTGTCCCGCAGCATTGACCAGGCTCTGTTCAGTGAATCCCTATTCTCTCACAGTATCTTTGGTTTGCCAAGACTCTGCCATACTTCTTCCACCCTCTCTTTGAGCTCTCCTAGCCAAAGCACATCAAAGCAAGGGCAGAGCTCTGTGGAAAATGCCCTATACCGAACCTCTTCCTGTGGTGACGTGGATCAAGAGAACACCATGTCCAGTTCAAGACCTTCCCAGCCACATGGCACTATGACATCTCACAGCAAGCCAGCAATTTCACCAGAGCAATGGGATTGGAAAGGGAGCGTCTCTGGCTCAACCCAGGGTCTGTGCAACAATCCCAAGGAGACAGGAAAGCTTCGCTCACATTCCTGGGCCAATCGAGGTCAAAACTTTGCTCAGAGCAGCCTTCCAAGAGCGATCCCCCACCTGTCTTACCACAGGCGATACCGAACCCTGAGTTTAGCCTCCCAGGACAGTCATGGATCTTGCCGGCTGGCAGGGACGAAACACCTCAGTGAAagcaaacagctggaatggGATCTGGCTGTGCAGGCTGAATTTGTCAACGTCTGCAGACAAATAGACACTCTGAGTGTTTGCAGTGACACCATTGAGTTGTAG